The following coding sequences lie in one Drosophila sulfurigaster albostrigata strain 15112-1811.04 chromosome 2R, ASM2355843v2, whole genome shotgun sequence genomic window:
- the LOC133837017 gene encoding lipase 3 — MRSLRLGLDFVMLALLLRQVLATIRQSREIIITDAVRRIQHDGYNVERHTVITKDGYVLQLHRIPQVQLNENGTLHSVLRRPVVFLLSGLYASSDVWLLNGREDSLAYLLWRAGYDVWLGNNRGNIYCRHNLWLNTTEREFWNFSWHEMSVYDMPAQIDYVLRTSGVARMHFVGISQGGTVFLVLNSMLPQYNAVFKTATLLAPVAYVSNTHSGLAKIIGPVLGTRNYVSKMLEGIEMFSTNKFFKKFLSMTCLDHEKPLVCITRLWPAVGYDTRFLNKTLLPDLMANFPAGGSVKQLMHYFQGYVSTKFRQYDYGPERNWLHYQQLEPPEYALENVSTPVTIFFAENDYIVAPADIWKLVTRLRNVEAVYKVPWKRWNHFDFICGLGVREYIFDNIVVSMNRFEQRRRR; from the exons ATGAGATCGCTGCGCTTGGGCCTGGATTTCGTCATGCTGGCATTGCTGCTGCGCCAGGTGTTGGCAACTATACGACAATCGCGCGAAATTATTATAACAGATGCG GTGCGTCGCATACAACACGATGGCTACAATGTGGAGCGACACACGGTGATCACCAAGGATGGCTATGTGCTGCAATTGCATCGTATTCCCCAGGTGCAACTCAATGAGAATGGCACATTGCACTCCGTGTTGCGACGACCTGTTGTCTTCCTGCTTTCCGGCCTCTATGCCTCATCGGATGT CTGGCTGCTCAATGGAAGAGAGGATTCGCTGGCCTATCTGCTGTGGCGTGCTGGCTACGATGTGTGGCTGGGCAACAATCGTGGCAACATCTATTGTCGCCACAATCTGTGGCTCAACACCACCGAACGTGAGTTCTGGAACTTTAGTTGGCACGAGATGAGCGTCTACGATATGCCAGCCCAGATAGATTATGTGCTGCGCACCAGCGGAGTGGCTCGCATGCATTTCGTGGGCATCTCGCAGGGTGGCACTGTCTTCCTGGTGCTCAACTCGATGCTGCCACAGTACAATGCGGTCTTCAAGACGGCAACACTCTTGGCCCCGGTGGCGTATGTTAGTAATACGCATAGCGGGCTGGCCAAGATCATTGGACCCGTGTTGGGAACACGCAACTATGTGTCCAAGATGCTCGAGGGCATTGAGATGTTCTCCACCAATAAGTTCTTCAAGAAGTTTCTCTCGATGACGTGTCTGGATCACGAGAAGCCTTTGGTCTGCATCACACGACTTTGGCCCGCCGTGGGTTATGATACGCGTTTCTTGAACAAAACTTTGCTGCCCGATTTGATGGCCAATTTTCCGGCTGGCGGTTCTGTGAAGCAACTGATGCATTACTTCCAAGGCTATGTATCTACCAAGTTTCGACAATACGACTACGGACCGGAGCGCAATTGGCTGCACTATCAGCAACTGGAGCCGCCGGAATATGCGCTGGAAAACGTGAGCACGCCGGTGACGATATTCTTTGCGGAGAACGATTATATTGTGGCACCGGCAGATATTTGGAAGCTGGTGACACGGCTGCGCAATGTGGAGGCGGTCTACAAGGTGCCGTGGAAGCGTTGGAATCACTTTGACTTCATCTGCGGCTTGGGCGTCCGGGAGTACATCTTTGACAACATCGTTGTCTCCATGAATCGCTTCGAGCAGCGGCGACGTCGCTGA
- the LOC133837014 gene encoding LOW QUALITY PROTEIN: CCR4-NOT transcription complex subunit 10 (The sequence of the model RefSeq protein was modified relative to this genomic sequence to represent the inferred CDS: deleted 1 base in 1 codon), giving the protein MDTADSPTKTQPSDDENYNLLCQAHEQFNNAEYDRCLELLQQLETKGESSGLILRHNRAVVNYYKGGAIQHLALLRELEQLSDGKAVGLTLKHAGSAITVARYNKAVIYYHRHMYGTALERLAPLVTRLEALEKHMAALVATLQLQLLLATNQLNRAEAFLDYLQYKLNLVASAPTPNPAGNPNPSEEAAAIAAATVAAAAASSEGTPALETTVARVAGKSDCTLQLLQLLTLVLNRKPVVIPEDGSPQFAALKAQKYYIMKDFQMAGKQLMRINNECNLAGTMTPELNAVMANNMGVIQLRVRHYAIAVKFFQRALHYDQQLAGNLRQASLQTMSAARSCEILYNMGISNLHLRRSKEAFQCFILPLKQYQSNPRLWFRMAEACIMEDESKLRGEERQSFESAMNSSISKPYAAQSTAVPEPTLQFATLCLRNALSLARQYKATFHMAASTDEVLDAKDAAAASVQQQLWSQQQDNNFCNPSKPISLESLENMLAAIYAAHSFVSLRLGDYITALEMAKQLLQSERLSDAHKLLGNMYAGEALIMMDKAPEAREYLEPNFMSSLNALDLETRDWQLKSLDAAQNVVRYNLAVALTLQNDFQAAKNLLASLSHPIVSNKAQILHRYVEIKMNAASALN; this is encoded by the exons atggACACGGCGGATTCTCCGACAAAAACGCAACCCAGCGATGatgaaaattacaatttgctCTGCCAAGCACACGAACAGTTCAACAA TGCTGAGTATGACCGCTGTTTGGAGCTCCTACAGCAGCTGGAGACGAAGGGTGAGAGTAGCGGCTTGATACTGCGCCACAATCGCGCCGTCGTCAACTACTACAAAGGCGGCGCCATCCAACATCTTGCGTTGCTCCGCGAGCTCGAGCAGCTGTCGGATGGCAAGGCGGTGGGACTGACGCTAAAGCATGCGGGTAGCGCCATAACAGTAGCCAGATACAACAAGGCGGTCATCTATTACCATCGCCACATGTATGGCACGGCACTGGAACGTCTGGCGCCGCTTGTGACACGCCTGGAGGCGCTGGAGAAGCATATGGCGGCGTTGGTTGCcacgttgcagctgcagctgctgcttgcaaCCAATCAGCTAAATCGTGCCGAGGCCTTTCTCGACTATCTGCAGTATAAGCTCAATCTGGTCGCAAGTGCACCCACTCCAAATCCCGCTGGCAATCCCAATCCTAGCGAGGaggcagctgcaattgcagcgGCAAcggtggcagctgctgctgcttcttctgaAGGCACGCCAGCGCTGGAGACAACTGTGGCACGTGTGGCAGGAAAAAGTGATTGTACTTTGCAGCTGTTACAACTGCTCACGTTGGTGCTAAATCGTAAACCCGTCGTTATTCCCGAGGATGGCTCGCCACAATTTGCAGCACTGAAGGCGCAAAAGTACTACATCATGAAGGACTTTCAGATGGCCGGCAAGCAGCTGATGCGGATCAACAACGAGTGCAATCTAGCGGG CACTATGACGCCGGAGCTGAACGCGGTCATGGCCAACAATATGGGTGTGATTCAATTGCGAGTGCGTCACTATGCGATTGCCGTGAAATTCTTTCAAAGGGCACTGCACTACGATCAGCAGCTTGCGGGCAATTTGCGCCAGGCATCGTTGCAAACGATGAGCGCAGCGCGAAGTTGCGAGATTTTGTACAATATGGGTATTTCCAATCTGCATCTGCGCCGTTCCAAGGAGGCGTTCCAATGCTTTATTTTGCCCCTCAAGCAATATCAGAGCAATCCGCGTCTCTGGTTTCGCATGGCCGAAGCTTGCATCATGGAGGATGAATCG AAATTGCGCGGCGAGGAACGTCAATCCTTCGAGAGTGCTATGAACTCGTCCATATCCAAGCCATATGC CGCCCAATCAACTGCGGTGCCGGAGCCAACGCTGCAATTTGCAACGCTATGTTTGCGCAATGCTTTATCCTTGGCCCGTCAATATAAAGCCACTTTCCATATGGCTGCCTCAACAGACGAAGTGCTGGATGCAAAGGACGCGGCGGCGGCATCggtgcagcaacagctgtgGAGTCAGCAGCAGGACAATAATTTTTGCAACCCATCGAAACCGATTAGTCTAGAATCGCTTGAGAATATGCTGGCTGCCATCTATGCGGCACACAGCTTTGTCTCCCTGCGCCTTGGTGACTATATTACCGCCTTGGAGATGGCGAAACAGCTGCTCCAGAGTGAGCGACTCTCCGACGCCCACAA ATTGCTGGGCAACATGTATGCGGGCGAGGCGCTCATAATGATGGACAAGGCC CCGGAGGCCAGGGAGTATCTGGAGCCGAACTTTATGAGCTCGCTGAATGCTCTGGATTTGGAGACACGTGATTGGCAACTGAAGTCGTTGGATGCTGCCCAGAATGTGGTGCGATACAATTTAGCCGTTGCATTGACTTTGCAGAATGATTTCCAGGCAGCGAAAAATCTGTTGGCCAGCCTAAGCCATCCAATTGTGAGCAACAAGGCGCAGATCTTGCATCGGTACGTCGAGATCAAAATGAATGCAGCTAGTGCACTCAATtag
- the LOC133837023 gene encoding sorting nexin-12 gives MMVESDGTADATRRLNVKKQTLDDAYAVPANFLEIDVVNPLTTMAAGKKRYTDYEVRMRTNLPVFKVKESSVRRRYSDFEWLRNELERDSKIVVPPLPGKAWKRQMPFRGDEGLFDENFIEERRKGLEAFINKIAGHPLAQNERCLHMFLQENVIDKNYVPGKIRNT, from the exons ATGATGGTTGAGTCCGACGGCACCGCCGACGCCACCCGCCGTCTCAACGTTAAGAAACAAACGCTCGACGATGCGTACGCAGTGCCCGCAAATTTCCTTGAGATCGACGTGGTTAATCCGCTGACCACAATGGCAGCAGGCAAAAAGCGCTATACGGACTACGAAGTGCGCATGAGG ACCAATTTACCGGTGTTCAAGGTGAAGGAGTCGAGTGTGCGACGACGTTACAGCGACTTTGAATGGCTGCGAAACGAACTGGAACGCGATAGCAAG ATTGTGGTGCCGCCTTTGCCAGGCAAGGCATGGAAGCGACAAATGCCCTTCCGGGGCGATGAGGGATTGTTCGACGAGAACTTCATTGAGGAGCGGCGAAAGGGACTGGAGGCGTTTATCAATAAGATAGCCGGACATCCGCTGGCGCAAAACGAGCGTTGTTTGCACATGTTCCTGCAGGAAAACGTCATCGATAAGAACTATGTGCCCGGCAAGATTCGCAACACATAA
- the LOC133837019 gene encoding histone H1.0-A, whose protein sequence is MIKSDPNNSASDSEHESQEEEEEDEDMEEGNSQSSGEEEEDAADAAHPFPTPPPDADSNMPMVEKATTKKTKYHTILSLAFAAIEAMPSRSGSSVQAIVKYMKSNGFEGTVEPRLSKLVLKNLKAAVIRGELEQVKRSFKLSAASKNKSKALEKMKLKKAKAKEKEKLKEMKGKKDSAAPKTKSSAKAKTTKEKSGMKASERKTNEPSKKAIKDKAAAAAALSAKEDVEDSEKPKKAVKGKASASKKKMESVSESNAKAKSKAVRKSIGTLAQQVPKKKVASKKVKLVVAAKNAQPVPMEEGDSEFTDSAPTDVSTPIRVVKPKGSRKVK, encoded by the exons ATGATAAAATCCGATCCCAATAATTCTGCATCCGATTCAGAGCATGAGTCccaagaggaagaggaggaggatgaggatATGGAAGAGGGTAACTCGCAGTCTTCAGGCGAAGAGGAAGAAGATGCCGCAGACGCTGCGCATCCCTTTCCCACACCTCCGCCCGATGCAGACAGTAATATGCCGATGGTGGAAAAAGCCACAACTAAGAAGACGAAGTATCACACCATCCTTTCGTTAGCCTTTGCGGCTATCGAAGCGATGCCCAGTCGCAGTGGTTCCTCAGTTCAAGCCATTGTCAAGTATATGAAGTCCAATGGCTTCGAGGGCACTGTAGAGCCGCGCTTATCCAAGCTTGTGCTGAAGAACCTGAAAGCTGCCGTGATTAGAGGCGAATTAGAGCAAGTGAAGCGTTCATTCAAGCTTTCGGCTGCATCGAAAAATAAGTCGAAAGCTTTGGAGAAAATGAAGCTGAAGAAAGCCAAAGCGAAGGAAAAGGAGAAACTGAAGGAAATGAAAGGAAAGAAAGATTCGGCAGCGCCAAAAACAAAGAGCtccgcaaaagcaaaaacgacAAAGGAGAAGTCTGGTATGAAGGCTTCTGAACGCAAAACTAATGAG CCCAGCAAAAAAGCCATAAAAGataaagcagcagctgcagcagcgttGTCCGCCAAGGAGGACGTCGAAGATTCAGAAAAGCCGAAGAAAGCTGTTAAGGGAAAAGCCAGCGCGtcgaaaaagaaaatggaaaGCGTCTCGGAATCCAATGCGAAAGCCAAGTCCAAGGCAGTTCGAAAGTCGATTGGCACACTGGCTCAGCAAGTGCCCAAAAAAAAGGTGGCGTCCAAAAAAGTGAAGCTAGTTGTGGCGGCTAAAAATGCACAGCCTGTCCCCATGGAAGAGGGAGACTCTGAGTTCACGGACTCGGCGCCAACCGATGTCTCAACGCCCATCAGGGTTGTTAAACCGAAGGGTTCGCGTAAAGTCAAGTAA
- the LOC133837015 gene encoding V-type proton ATPase subunit B yields MNAQQAQREHVLAVSRDFISQPRLTYKTVSGVNGPLVILDEVKFPKFAEIVQLRLADGTVRSGQVLEVSGSKAVVQVFEGTSGIDAKNTLCEFTGDILRTPVSEDMLGRVFNGSGKPIDKGPPILAEDFLDIQGQPINPWSRIYPEEMIQTGISAIDVMNSIARGQKIPIFSAAGLPHNEIAAQICRQAGLVKLPGKSVLDDHSDNFAIVFAAMGVNMETARFFKQDFEENGSMENVCLFLNLANDPTIERIITPRLALTAAEFLAYQCEKHVLVILTDMSSYAEALREVSAAREEVPGRRGFPGYMYTDLATIYERAGRVEGRNGSITQIPILTMPNDDITHPIPDLTGYITEGQIYVDRQLHNRQIYPPVNVLPSLSRLMKSAIGEGMTRKDHSDVSNQLYACYAIGKDVQAMKAVVGEEALTPDDLLYLEFLTKFEKNFISQGNYENRTVFESLDIGWQLLRIFPKEMLKRIPASILAEFYPRDSRH; encoded by the exons ATGAACGCCCAACAAGCCCAACGGGAACATGTCCTTGCCGTTTCTCGGGATTTTATCTCGCAGCCACGCTTAA CCTACAAGACGGTTTCGGGTGTGAACGGCCCTCTGGTCATCCTCGATGAGGTCAAGTTCCCCAAGTTCGCTGAGATCGTCCAGCTGCGTTTGGCCGATGGAACCGTCCGTTCTGGTCAAGTGCTCGAGGTGAGCGGCTCCAAGGCCGTTGTCCAGGTGTTCGAGGGCACCTCGGGCATCGATGCGAAAAACACGCTCTGCGAGTTCACCGGTGATATTCTGCGTACACCTGTATCCGAGGATATGTTGGGTCGTGTGTTCAACGGATCCGGTAAGCCCATCGACAAGGGTCCCCCAATTTTGGCTGAGGATTTCTTGGACATCCAGGGTCAACCCATCAATCCCTGGTCTCGTATCTATCCCGAGGAAATGATCCAGACTGGTATCTCGGCTATCGATGTGATGAACTCGATTGCCCGTGGCCAAAAGATTCCCATCTTCTCGGCTGCCGGTCTGCCACACAATGAAATTGCCGCCCAGATCTGTCGTCAAGCCGGTCTGGTCAAGTTGCCAGGCAAGTCGGTGTTGGACGATCACTCCGATAACTTCGCCATTGTGTTCGCTGCTATGGGTGTGAACATGGAAACTGCGCGTTTCTTCAAGCAAGATTTCGAGGAGAACGGTTCCATGGAGAACGTGTGCCTGTTCTTGAACTTGGCTAACGATCCAACCATTGAGCGTATCATTACACCACGTCTGGCTTTGACCGCTGCCGAATTCTTGGCCTACCAGTGCGAGAAGCACGTGCTCGTCATCCTCACTGACATGTCTTCCTATGCTGAGGCTTTGCGTGAGGTGTCCGCTGCCCGTGAGGAAGTGCCCGGCCGTCGTGGTTTCCCCGGTTACATGTACACCGATTTGGCCACCATTTACGAGCGTGCTGGTCGTGTCGAGGGTCGCAACGGTTCCATCACTCAGATTCCAATTCTGACTATGCCTAACGATGATATTACCCATCCAATTCCCGATTTGACTGGTTATATTACTGAGGGCCAGATCTACGTTGATCGTCAGCTGCACAACAGACAGATCTATCCCCCAGTCAACGTGTTGCCATCGCTGTCTCGTCTGATGAAGTCTGCCATTGGTGAGGGCATGACCCGCAAGGATCACTCTGATGTGTCCAACCAGCTGTACGCTTGCTATGCCATCGGTAAGGATGTGCAGGCCATGAAGGCTGTGGTCGGTGAGGAGGCTCTTACGCCCGATGATTTGCTGTACTTGGAGTTCTTGACCAAGTTCGAGAAGAACTTCATCTCTCAG GGCAACTACGAGAACCGCACTGTCTTCGAATCCTTGGACATTGGCTGGCAATTGCTGCGTATCTTCCCCAAGGAGATGCTTAAGCGTATCCCAGCTTCCATTTTGGCTGAATTCTACCCTAGGGACTCGCGCCATTAG